One genomic window of Candidatus Kuenenia stuttgartiensis includes the following:
- a CDS encoding cytochrome-c peroxidase gives MQGGAVSSRSKEPIKPIPINFDDNRAKTDLGKKLFFEPRLSKSEWITCNSCHNLSTGGTDNLPTSIGHKWTLGPINSPTVLNSKFNLAQFWDGRAKDLKEQAKGPIANPMEMASNYQLAVDVLQSIPEYVGWFKDVYGEGKITIDNVADAIAAFEETLTTPNSRFDSWLNGYDEKITAEEKAGYDLFKEKGCIGCHNGFGVGGNSFEKFGIAKPYDKDTQTLGRYNVTKDENDKYVFKVPLLRNIELTAPYFHDASTWSLSEAVNVMAEYQLGIKLTENETSRIVAFLKTLTGDQPELIYPILPPSSANTPQPNRN, from the coding sequence ATGCAGGGAGGCGCTGTATCTTCACGGTCAAAAGAACCCATCAAGCCGATCCCGATTAATTTTGACGATAACAGGGCAAAGACGGATTTAGGGAAAAAGTTATTCTTTGAACCAAGGTTGTCTAAATCCGAATGGATTACGTGCAATTCCTGCCACAATCTTTCTACGGGCGGTACGGATAATCTGCCGACTTCTATTGGACATAAATGGACGCTTGGTCCTATAAATTCACCAACCGTCCTGAACTCAAAATTTAATCTGGCGCAATTCTGGGATGGACGCGCCAAGGATTTGAAGGAGCAGGCAAAAGGCCCTATCGCCAATCCTATGGAAATGGCTTCGAACTATCAACTTGCGGTAGATGTATTGCAATCGATCCCGGAATATGTGGGGTGGTTTAAGGATGTCTATGGAGAGGGAAAGATTACTATAGATAACGTTGCGGATGCCATCGCAGCATTTGAAGAAACGCTGACTACTCCAAACTCACGGTTCGATTCATGGCTAAACGGTTATGACGAAAAAATCACCGCTGAGGAAAAGGCGGGGTACGACCTTTTTAAGGAAAAAGGATGCATAGGCTGCCATAACGGATTCGGGGTGGGAGGAAACTCTTTTGAGAAATTTGGCATTGCAAAACCCTATGACAAAGACACCCAGACGCTCGGACGCTATAACGTGACAAAGGATGAGAATGATAAATACGTTTTCAAGGTGCCGCTGCTCAGAAATATTGAGCTCACAGCGCCCTATTTTCATGATGCAAGCACGTGGAGTTTGAGTGAGGCGGTGAATGTGATGGCGGAATATCAGTTAGGCATAAAACTTACTGAAAATGAAACAAGCAGGATTGTTGCGTTTCTCAAAACACTGACCGGTGATCAACCCGAACTTATTTATCCCATTTTGCCACCTTCAAGCGCAAATACACCGCAACCAAACCGGAATTGA
- the pgi gene encoding glucose-6-phosphate isomerase — protein sequence MLNKINPIKTKSWNSLAEHFKDIQHIHMKTLFAKDPDRFKKFSIRFNDILVDYSKNIITDETLRHLIALARETGLEDAIEKMFSGNAINETENRAVLHTALRNRENTPIYADGKNVMPQVNAVLKKMEAFSRNVISGEWKGFSGRKITDIVNIGIGGSDLGPVMVTECLRPYAKKGLSVHFVSNIDGTHIVETLKTLNPETTLFMIASKTFTTQETMTNAFSAREWFLQCAKDHAHVARHFVAISTNTEKVEAFGIHRDNMFVFWDWVGGRYSLWSAIGLSIACFIGYENFSELLHGAFEMDNHFRTAPFEKNIPVILALIGIWYNNFFGAQTEAILPYDQYMHRFPAYFQQGNMESNGKSTDRSGDKVNYQTGPVIWGEPGTNGQHAFYQLIHQGTKLIPADFLAPAISHNPLGEHHNILLSNFFAQTEALLKGKTRDEVLEELKKECKSDNEIQRLAPHKVFEGNRPTNSILFKKLTPTVLGSLIALYEHKIFVQGVIWNIFSFDQWGVELGKQLAKKILPELTDNKPIATHDSSTNGLINAYKEMR from the coding sequence ATGTTAAACAAAATCAACCCGATAAAGACAAAAAGCTGGAACAGCCTCGCTGAACATTTCAAAGATATTCAGCATATTCACATGAAAACGCTTTTTGCTAAAGACCCTGACAGATTTAAAAAATTTTCCATTAGATTTAACGACATACTTGTTGACTATTCCAAAAATATCATAACGGACGAAACCTTAAGACACCTTATCGCTCTTGCAAGAGAAACCGGACTCGAAGACGCTATCGAAAAAATGTTTTCCGGCAATGCAATAAATGAAACGGAGAATCGCGCCGTTTTGCATACCGCCTTACGAAACAGAGAAAATACACCCATCTATGCTGACGGCAAAAACGTAATGCCACAGGTAAATGCGGTGCTAAAGAAGATGGAAGCATTTTCGCGCAATGTCATTTCCGGAGAGTGGAAAGGATTTTCCGGCAGGAAGATTACTGACATTGTAAATATTGGCATTGGGGGTTCTGATTTAGGACCGGTAATGGTCACAGAATGTTTGCGTCCCTATGCCAAAAAAGGTCTATCGGTTCATTTCGTTTCAAACATAGACGGCACGCATATTGTGGAAACACTAAAAACACTGAATCCTGAAACTACCCTGTTCATGATTGCATCCAAGACATTTACAACACAGGAGACAATGACCAATGCGTTCTCCGCAAGGGAGTGGTTTTTACAATGCGCAAAAGATCACGCACATGTTGCAAGGCATTTCGTTGCAATTTCAACAAATACGGAAAAGGTGGAAGCGTTTGGCATTCACAGGGACAACATGTTTGTATTCTGGGACTGGGTTGGGGGCCGTTATTCGCTCTGGTCGGCAATTGGCTTGTCTATAGCCTGTTTTATCGGTTATGAAAATTTTAGTGAATTGCTGCACGGCGCCTTTGAAATGGATAACCATTTCAGAACTGCTCCGTTTGAAAAAAACATTCCTGTAATACTTGCGCTTATCGGGATATGGTACAACAATTTCTTTGGCGCACAAACAGAGGCTATTCTGCCCTACGACCAATACATGCACCGGTTCCCCGCATACTTCCAGCAAGGCAATATGGAAAGTAACGGGAAATCTACAGACCGGAGCGGCGATAAGGTAAATTATCAGACAGGACCCGTTATTTGGGGCGAGCCGGGGACAAACGGACAACACGCCTTTTATCAGTTAATCCATCAGGGTACAAAATTAATCCCTGCTGATTTTCTAGCACCTGCAATCAGCCATAACCCTCTTGGAGAACACCATAACATTCTTTTATCAAACTTTTTCGCACAGACGGAGGCGCTTTTAAAAGGAAAAACAAGAGATGAAGTCCTCGAAGAATTAAAGAAGGAATGCAAGAGTGATAATGAAATACAAAGGTTAGCCCCGCATAAGGTATTTGAAGGAAACAGACCCACCAATTCCATACTCTTCAAAAAACTAACCCCCACAGTATTAGGCAGTTTAATCGCCCTGTATGAACACAAAATATTTGTACAGGGTGTTATCTGGAACATTTTTAGTTTTGATCAATGGGGGGTTGAGTTAGGAAAACAACTCGCAAAAAAAATATTACCGGAATTAACGGATAACAAACCGATAGCCACTCATGATTCGTCAACAAACGGTTTGATTAATGCCTATAAGGAAATGAGGTAA